A genomic window from Variovorax paradoxus includes:
- a CDS encoding ExbD/TolR family protein produces MQFRHGARDEPEINLIPFIDVLLVILIFLMLSTTYSKFTEMQLRLPTADVDAQRDYPKEVIVAVSADGRYSINKTPVADRSVETVTAALAAAATGGKDSVVIISADATSPHQAVVTVMEAARRAGLMQITFAAQSTAQAGH; encoded by the coding sequence ATGCAGTTCCGCCACGGCGCGCGCGACGAGCCGGAGATCAACCTGATCCCGTTCATCGACGTGCTGCTGGTGATCCTGATCTTCCTGATGCTGTCGACCACCTACAGCAAGTTCACCGAGATGCAGCTGCGGCTGCCAACGGCGGACGTCGATGCGCAGCGCGACTACCCGAAGGAAGTGATCGTGGCGGTGTCGGCCGACGGCCGCTACTCGATCAACAAGACCCCGGTGGCCGACCGCAGCGTTGAGACCGTGACGGCCGCCCTCGCCGCCGCGGCCACGGGCGGCAAGGACAGCGTGGTGATCATCAGCGCCGACGCGACCAGCCCGCACCAGGCGGTGGTGACGGTGATGGAGGCCGCGCGCCGCGCCGGCCTGATGCAGATCACCTTCGCCGCACAGTCGACGGCGCAAGCCGGGCACTGA
- the adk gene encoding adenylate kinase: MRLILLGAPGAGKGTQAAFICQKYSIPQISTGDMLRAAVKAGTPLGLQAKAVMDAGALVSDDLIINLVKERIAQPDCAAGFLFDGFPRTIPQADAMKAAGVKLDYVLEIDVPFGDIIERMSGRRSHPASGRTYHVKFNPPKVEGKDDVTGEDLIQREDDKEETVRKRLDVYSQQTRPLVDYYSAWAKTDPAAAPKYRAIKGVGTVDEITQRALAALSS; encoded by the coding sequence ATGAGACTAATTTTGCTGGGCGCGCCCGGGGCGGGCAAAGGCACGCAAGCGGCCTTCATTTGCCAAAAATACAGCATTCCCCAGATTTCGACCGGCGACATGCTGCGCGCAGCCGTCAAGGCAGGCACACCGCTCGGGCTGCAAGCCAAGGCCGTCATGGACGCAGGCGCCCTGGTCAGCGACGACCTGATCATCAATCTCGTCAAGGAACGCATTGCGCAGCCCGATTGCGCAGCCGGCTTCCTGTTCGACGGTTTCCCGCGCACCATTCCTCAAGCCGACGCCATGAAGGCGGCCGGCGTCAAGCTCGACTACGTGCTCGAAATCGACGTGCCCTTCGGCGACATCATCGAACGCATGAGCGGCCGCCGCTCGCACCCGGCCTCGGGGCGCACCTACCACGTCAAGTTCAATCCGCCCAAGGTGGAAGGCAAGGACGACGTCACTGGTGAAGACCTGATCCAGCGCGAAGACGACAAGGAGGAAACCGTGCGCAAGCGGCTCGACGTGTACAGCCAGCAGACGCGGCCACTGGTCGACTACTACTCCGCCTGGGCCAAGACCGACCCAGCCGCCGCGCCGAAGTACCGCGCCATCAAGGGTGTGGGCACGGTCGACGAGATCACGCAGCGTGCGCTGGCTGCACTGAGCAGCTGA
- a CDS encoding 3-hydroxyacyl-CoA dehydrogenase — protein MTVNYSRIGVIGAGAMGRGIAQIAAQAGSEVLLLDSFAGAAERGREALVAQWNKLHEKNKIDAATRDAQIARVKAVDSIQALAGCDLVIEAVVEDLEIKRKLFRELEGVVAETATLVTNTSSLSVTAIAAGLKRPERIAGFHFFNPVPLMKVVEVVAGFKTAPEVCKQLADYAVQMGHSAVQAQDTPGFIVNHAGRGYGTEALRIVGEGVTDFVTVDRILKDQAGFRLGPFELLDLTALDVSHPVMESIYHQYFEEPRFRPSVITAQRLAAGALGRKTNEGFYRYNDGVMQQTPEAPPPVVEGTPSVWVSPRAARRAELLRLVNTLGAQIDSGATAAPHSLILVAPLGFDVTTVAAVERLDATRTIGIDMLIDDAATKRRVLATNPATRRDIRDAAHALFARDGKAVSVIRDSGGFVTQRVIGTIVNIATDMCQQRVCTPADLETAVQLGLGYPRGPLAMGNLYGPTNMLEVLFNLQTVYGDPRYRPSPWLRRRGALGLSLLHEEE, from the coding sequence ATGACAGTGAACTACTCCCGAATCGGCGTCATCGGCGCCGGCGCCATGGGTCGCGGCATCGCGCAGATTGCCGCCCAGGCGGGCAGCGAAGTGCTGCTGCTCGACAGCTTCGCGGGCGCCGCCGAACGCGGCCGCGAAGCCCTCGTCGCCCAATGGAACAAGCTGCACGAGAAGAACAAGATCGACGCCGCCACGCGCGATGCCCAGATCGCCCGCGTGAAGGCCGTCGATTCCATCCAGGCGCTGGCCGGCTGCGATCTTGTGATCGAAGCCGTGGTCGAAGATCTGGAAATCAAGCGCAAGCTGTTCCGCGAGCTCGAAGGCGTGGTGGCCGAGACCGCTACGCTGGTCACCAACACTTCTTCGCTCTCGGTAACGGCGATCGCGGCCGGGCTCAAGCGCCCCGAGCGCATCGCGGGCTTCCACTTCTTCAACCCCGTGCCGCTGATGAAGGTGGTCGAGGTGGTCGCGGGCTTCAAGACCGCGCCCGAGGTCTGCAAGCAACTGGCCGACTATGCGGTGCAGATGGGCCACAGCGCCGTACAGGCACAAGACACGCCCGGCTTCATCGTCAACCACGCGGGCCGCGGCTACGGCACCGAGGCGCTGCGCATCGTCGGCGAAGGCGTGACCGACTTCGTGACGGTCGACCGCATCCTCAAGGACCAGGCCGGCTTTCGCCTCGGCCCGTTCGAGCTGCTGGACCTGACGGCGCTCGACGTGTCGCACCCGGTGATGGAGTCGATCTACCACCAGTACTTCGAGGAGCCGCGCTTCCGCCCGAGCGTGATCACCGCGCAGCGCCTGGCAGCCGGCGCCCTGGGCCGCAAGACCAACGAGGGCTTCTACCGCTACAACGACGGCGTGATGCAGCAGACGCCCGAGGCGCCGCCGCCAGTGGTCGAGGGCACGCCCTCCGTCTGGGTCTCGCCGCGCGCAGCACGTCGCGCCGAGCTGCTGCGCCTCGTGAACACGCTGGGCGCGCAGATCGACAGCGGCGCCACGGCCGCGCCGCATTCGCTGATCCTGGTTGCGCCGCTGGGCTTCGACGTGACCACGGTCGCCGCGGTCGAGCGCCTGGACGCCACGCGCACCATCGGCATCGACATGCTGATCGACGACGCCGCCACCAAGCGCCGCGTACTCGCCACCAACCCCGCCACGCGCCGCGACATCCGCGACGCCGCGCACGCCCTCTTCGCCCGCGACGGCAAGGCCGTGAGCGTGATCCGCGACAGCGGCGGCTTCGTCACGCAGCGCGTGATCGGCACCATCGTCAACATCGCCACCGACATGTGCCAGCAGCGCGTGTGCACGCCGGCCGACCTCGAAACCGCGGTGCAGCTGGGTCTCGGCTATCCGCGCGGCCCGCTCGCCATGGGCAACCTCTACGGCCCGACCAACATGCTCGAAGTGCTGTTCAACCTGCAGACGGTCTACGGCGACCCGCGCTATCGCCCGAGCCCGTGGCTGCGCCGCCGCGGCGCGCTGGGCCTGAGCCTGCTGCACGAAGAAGAATAA
- a CDS encoding asparaginase, with translation MVNSSSPEVRRRVVVLGTGGTIAGRAASSGDNIGYTAGQVGVADLLGGIEAPEGVALEAEQVAQVDSKDMSFDIWQQLARRCAHWLAQADVAGVVITHGTDTLEETAFFLHSVLAPSKPVVLTCAMRPATALAPDGPQNVRDAVSVAATEGARGVTVVCAGAIHSGVDIQKVHTYRLDAFASGDAGPVGYVEEGEVRRVREWPEGSASQASKLFEATSVQWPRVEIVVSHAGVSGAVIEALLQHGAAGPVRGLVLAATGNGTLHHALEASALKAQDAGVAVVRATRCANGRILPKAGDQLRDAGALTPVKARIALMLELLG, from the coding sequence ATGGTCAATTCCTCTTCGCCTGAAGTGCGCCGTCGTGTGGTGGTTTTGGGAACGGGCGGCACCATTGCCGGCCGGGCAGCCAGCAGCGGCGACAACATCGGGTACACCGCCGGGCAAGTGGGCGTGGCCGATCTGCTGGGCGGAATCGAGGCGCCCGAGGGCGTCGCTCTGGAGGCAGAGCAGGTGGCGCAGGTCGACAGCAAGGACATGTCGTTCGACATCTGGCAGCAGCTGGCCCGGCGCTGTGCGCATTGGCTGGCCCAGGCCGACGTGGCGGGCGTGGTGATCACGCATGGCACCGACACGCTCGAAGAGACGGCGTTCTTCCTGCACTCTGTGCTGGCTCCGTCCAAGCCCGTGGTGCTCACCTGTGCGATGCGCCCGGCCACCGCGCTGGCGCCCGACGGACCGCAGAACGTGCGCGACGCCGTCAGCGTCGCCGCGACGGAAGGCGCACGGGGCGTGACCGTGGTGTGCGCCGGCGCTATCCACAGTGGCGTCGATATCCAGAAGGTGCACACCTATCGGCTCGATGCCTTTGCTTCAGGCGATGCGGGGCCGGTCGGCTACGTCGAAGAAGGAGAGGTGCGCCGTGTCCGGGAGTGGCCCGAGGGATCGGCGTCGCAGGCGTCGAAGCTCTTCGAGGCGACCTCCGTGCAGTGGCCCCGCGTCGAGATCGTCGTGAGCCATGCCGGCGTCAGCGGAGCTGTGATCGAAGCCCTGCTGCAGCACGGCGCTGCCGGGCCCGTGCGCGGGCTGGTGCTCGCCGCCACCGGCAACGGCACCCTGCACCATGCGTTGGAAGCGTCAGCGCTCAAGGCGCAGGACGCGGGCGTTGCGGTGGTTCGAGCCACGCGTTGCGCGAACGGACGCATCCTGCCGAAGGCCGGGGACCAGCTCCGTGATGCGGGCGCGCTGACACCCGTGAAGGCGCGCATCGCGCTGATGCTGGAACTGCTGGGGTGA
- a CDS encoding D-2-hydroxyacid dehydrogenase family protein → MNIVILDDYQDAVRKLRCAAKLDAYAAKVYTNTVKGIGQLSVRLKDADVIVLIRERTHISRQLIEKLPKLKLISQTGRVAGHIDVAACTERGVAVAEGSGSPQAPAELTWALIMAAMRRLPQYISNLKHGAWQQSGLKSASMPPNFGLGSVLKGKTLCIWGYGRIGQLVARYGQAFGMQVVIWGREASCAKARSDGFQVAQNRHEFFAAADVLSVHLRLNEETNGLITLEDLSRMKPTALFVNTSRAELVEADALLAALNRGRPGLAAIDVFESEPPLQGHALLRLENCICTPHIGYVEQESYESYFGQAFDNVVSYINGNPTNIVNPGALQVRR, encoded by the coding sequence ATGAACATTGTGATCCTCGACGATTACCAGGACGCCGTGCGCAAATTGCGCTGCGCCGCCAAGCTGGACGCGTACGCGGCCAAGGTCTACACCAACACGGTGAAGGGCATCGGGCAACTATCGGTCCGCCTCAAGGATGCCGACGTGATCGTGCTGATCCGCGAGCGCACCCATATCTCGCGCCAGCTGATCGAGAAGCTGCCCAAGCTCAAGCTCATCTCGCAGACCGGGCGCGTCGCCGGGCACATCGACGTCGCGGCCTGCACCGAGCGCGGCGTGGCGGTGGCGGAAGGCTCGGGCTCTCCGCAGGCGCCTGCGGAGCTCACTTGGGCGCTCATCATGGCTGCCATGCGCCGGCTGCCCCAGTACATCAGCAACCTCAAGCACGGTGCATGGCAACAGTCAGGCCTCAAGTCGGCCTCGATGCCGCCCAACTTCGGGCTCGGCTCGGTGCTCAAGGGCAAGACGCTGTGCATCTGGGGCTATGGCCGCATCGGCCAGTTGGTCGCGCGCTATGGGCAGGCCTTCGGAATGCAGGTCGTGATCTGGGGCCGTGAAGCCAGCTGCGCCAAGGCCCGTTCCGACGGCTTCCAGGTCGCGCAGAACCGTCACGAGTTCTTCGCCGCTGCAGACGTGCTGTCGGTGCATCTGCGGCTCAACGAAGAAACCAACGGTCTCATCACGCTGGAAGACCTGTCGCGCATGAAGCCGACTGCGTTGTTCGTTAACACCTCGCGCGCCGAGCTGGTCGAAGCTGACGCCCTGCTCGCCGCACTCAACCGCGGCCGCCCCGGGCTGGCAGCCATCGACGTGTTCGAGAGCGAGCCGCCGCTGCAAGGCCATGCGCTCCTGCGCCTTGAGAACTGCATCTGCACGCCGCACATCGGCTACGTCGAGCAGGAAAGCTACGAGAGCTATTTCGGCCAGGCCTTCGACAACGTCGTGAGCTACATCAACGGCAACCCCACGAACATCGTGAATCCCGGCGCGCTGCAGGTCCGCCGGTGA
- a CDS encoding oxepin-CoA hydrolase, alternative type: MTAELKSTSEGSTMVLTIANPTQRNALGPEIYAAGIEALNGAENSAEIRSVVIVGEGSWFCAGGSLQRLLANRQLDRSVQAESIEGLHNWIDSIRTFPKPIIAAVEGAAAGAGFSLALACDFVVAARDAVFAASYSNVALSPDGGLSWHLGQQLPRQLASEWLMNGERIGAPRLHALGLVNELTENGQALAGALALATRLNARAPNSLASIKELLSEARGATLASQLSQERDHFVRNLHHANAGIGIAAFLEKKPPQYE; this comes from the coding sequence ATGACCGCCGAACTCAAAAGCACAAGCGAAGGCAGCACCATGGTGCTGACGATCGCCAACCCCACCCAGCGCAACGCACTGGGCCCCGAGATCTACGCCGCTGGCATCGAGGCGCTCAACGGCGCCGAGAACAGCGCCGAGATCCGCAGCGTCGTCATCGTGGGCGAAGGCTCATGGTTCTGCGCCGGCGGCTCGCTGCAGCGGCTGCTGGCCAACAGGCAGCTCGACCGCTCGGTGCAGGCCGAGAGCATCGAGGGCCTGCACAACTGGATCGATTCGATCCGCACCTTTCCCAAGCCGATCATCGCGGCTGTCGAAGGCGCGGCGGCCGGCGCCGGCTTCTCGCTCGCGCTGGCCTGCGACTTCGTGGTTGCGGCGCGCGACGCGGTGTTCGCGGCCTCGTACAGCAACGTGGCTCTGTCGCCCGACGGCGGCCTGAGCTGGCACCTGGGGCAGCAGCTGCCGCGCCAGCTGGCGAGCGAATGGCTGATGAACGGCGAGCGCATCGGCGCACCGCGCCTGCATGCGCTGGGCCTCGTCAACGAACTCACCGAAAACGGCCAGGCGCTCGCGGGCGCGTTGGCCCTGGCCACCCGGCTCAACGCGCGCGCACCGAATTCGCTGGCCAGCATCAAGGAACTGCTCAGCGAGGCACGGGGCGCCACGCTGGCTTCGCAGCTCTCGCAGGAGCGCGACCATTTCGTGCGCAACCTGCACCACGCGAACGCGGGCATCGGCATCGCCGCGTTCCTCGAGAAGAAGCCGCCGCAGTACGAGTAA
- the lexA gene encoding transcriptional repressor LexA translates to MQFAVKLTARQQQILDLIQSAIARTGAPPTRAEIANELGFKSANAAEEHLQALARKGVIELVSGTSRGIRLKGDALRSLNETRHREGGQFSLSLPGMAQLALPLIGRVAAGSPILAQEHVDQTYYVENTLFQRQPDYLLKVRGMSMRDAGIMDGDLLAVQATKEARNGQIVVARLGDEVTVKRLKRNKQVIELHAENPDYPTIIVQPGEPFEIEGLAVGLIRNTMLM, encoded by the coding sequence ATGCAGTTCGCCGTGAAGCTTACAGCCCGCCAGCAGCAGATCCTGGATCTCATCCAGAGCGCCATCGCACGCACTGGTGCGCCACCCACGCGCGCCGAAATCGCCAATGAGCTCGGGTTCAAGTCGGCCAACGCCGCCGAAGAGCACCTGCAGGCGCTGGCACGCAAGGGCGTCATCGAACTCGTCAGCGGCACCTCGCGCGGCATCCGCCTCAAGGGCGACGCCCTGCGCTCTCTCAACGAAACGCGTCATCGCGAAGGTGGCCAGTTCTCGCTCTCGCTGCCCGGCATGGCCCAACTGGCGCTGCCGCTCATTGGCCGTGTCGCAGCTGGCTCGCCCATCCTGGCGCAAGAGCACGTCGACCAGACCTACTACGTCGAGAACACGCTATTCCAGCGCCAGCCTGACTACCTGCTCAAGGTGCGCGGCATGTCGATGCGCGACGCCGGCATCATGGACGGCGACCTGCTCGCGGTGCAGGCCACCAAGGAAGCGCGCAACGGCCAGATCGTGGTTGCGCGCCTGGGTGACGAAGTGACCGTCAAGCGCCTGAAGCGCAACAAGCAGGTCATCGAGCTGCACGCCGAAAACCCCGACTACCCGACCATCATCGTCCAGCCGGGCGAGCCTTTCGAAATCGAAGGCCTCGCAGTGGGGCTCATCCGCAACACCATGCTGATGTAG
- a CDS encoding MotA/TolQ/ExbB proton channel family protein: protein MFSIIVAAGWPIWPLLACSVIALALVIERFTSLKTVRVLPPKLLDETITVSHGAIPGPDIVTKLERNSMLGQVLAAGLRALNANPRCTEDDLRAAMEASGRTVAHKLERYLPALATIASAAPLLGLLGTVIGMIEIFGSQSPGSGAVGSGNPAQLAHGISIALYNTAFGLIVAIPTLIFWRYFRSRVDEYLLNLELSGERFARHLNALRK from the coding sequence TTGTTTTCCATCATAGTTGCCGCGGGTTGGCCAATCTGGCCCTTGCTCGCTTGTTCAGTCATTGCGCTCGCGCTGGTTATAGAACGTTTCACGAGTCTCAAGACCGTGAGGGTACTGCCGCCGAAGCTGCTCGACGAAACCATCACCGTGTCGCACGGCGCCATTCCCGGCCCGGACATCGTGACCAAACTTGAACGCAACTCGATGCTCGGCCAGGTGCTGGCCGCAGGCCTGCGAGCGTTGAACGCCAATCCGCGCTGCACCGAAGACGACCTGCGCGCCGCCATGGAGGCCTCCGGCCGCACCGTGGCGCACAAGCTCGAGCGCTACCTGCCTGCCTTGGCTACCATCGCGTCGGCAGCCCCGCTGCTGGGGCTGCTGGGCACGGTGATCGGCATGATCGAGATCTTCGGCTCGCAGTCGCCGGGCAGCGGCGCTGTCGGCTCGGGCAACCCTGCGCAACTGGCGCACGGCATCTCGATCGCGCTCTACAACACGGCCTTCGGCCTGATCGTCGCCATTCCGACGCTGATCTTCTGGCGCTATTTCCGCAGCCGGGTCGACGAATACCTGCTGAATCTCGAACTCTCAGGCGAGCGTTTTGCCCGCCACCTGAACGCCCTGCGCAAATGA
- the lpxK gene encoding tetraacyldisaccharide 4'-kinase, giving the protein MPSDGSSGSTGSPSASRLQNAWLSRGPLACLLWPLSLIYAALFAARGWLYRVGWLRTERVRVPVIVVGNVIAGGAGKTPVVMAVVRHLQERGFRVGVVSRGYGRRTDDCREVLSDSDPQDVGDEPALIHHATKAPVFVARQRIDAARTLLERHPATQVIVSDDGLQHLALARDIEICVFDDRGTGNGWQLPAGPLRETWPRRCDLVLHSGARPAFAGGHTATRALAHDALGSDGKRVPLAALAGQPVTALAAIARPEAFFDMLRARGLTLANTIALPDHFDFEDWQRPADTASTLICTEKDAIKLWRKAPDALAVPLEFAPSADFFAALDAKLSSLDGYQAA; this is encoded by the coding sequence GTGCCTTCCGACGGCAGCAGCGGCAGCACGGGTTCGCCGTCGGCCTCGCGGCTGCAGAACGCCTGGTTGAGCCGCGGCCCTCTGGCTTGCCTGCTGTGGCCGCTGTCGCTCATCTACGCTGCGCTTTTCGCCGCGCGTGGGTGGCTCTATCGCGTGGGATGGCTGCGGACCGAGCGTGTGCGCGTCCCGGTGATCGTGGTTGGCAACGTGATTGCGGGCGGAGCCGGCAAGACGCCGGTCGTGATGGCCGTTGTCCGGCATCTGCAAGAGCGGGGATTTCGGGTCGGCGTGGTGTCGCGCGGCTACGGCCGCCGCACCGATGACTGCCGCGAAGTGCTCAGCGACAGCGATCCGCAAGATGTGGGAGACGAACCCGCGCTGATTCACCATGCCACGAAGGCGCCGGTGTTCGTGGCACGCCAGCGCATCGATGCCGCGCGCACCTTGCTCGAGCGGCATCCGGCCACGCAGGTCATCGTGAGCGACGATGGTCTGCAACACTTGGCGCTTGCGCGCGACATCGAGATCTGCGTGTTCGACGACCGGGGCACCGGCAATGGCTGGCAACTGCCCGCAGGTCCGTTGCGCGAAACCTGGCCACGCCGCTGCGATCTGGTGCTGCACAGCGGGGCACGGCCGGCCTTTGCCGGGGGCCATACGGCCACCCGGGCTCTCGCGCACGATGCGTTGGGCAGTGACGGGAAGCGCGTGCCATTGGCTGCCCTTGCGGGCCAGCCCGTGACAGCACTGGCGGCCATCGCACGGCCCGAGGCCTTCTTCGACATGCTGCGCGCGCGCGGCCTGACGCTCGCCAACACCATCGCCCTGCCCGATCACTTCGATTTCGAAGATTGGCAGCGCCCCGCAGACACGGCGAGCACCCTCATCTGCACCGAAAAAGACGCCATCAAACTGTGGCGCAAGGCGCCCGATGCGCTGGCCGTGCCGCTGGAGTTCGCGCCCTCCGCGGATTTCTTCGCCGCGCTCGACGCAAAGCTATCATCGCTCGATGGATATCAAGCTGCTTGA
- the kdsB gene encoding 3-deoxy-manno-octulosonate cytidylyltransferase, producing the protein MSFTVLVPARLASTRLPNKPLADIAGVPMVVRVAQRASESGAARVVVAGDDPSIIAACQAHGVEAILTRQDHPSGTDRLAEACELLGLDGDDIVINVQGDEPLIDPGLIDAVASTLATHAEAAMSTAAHEIDSVDDFMNPNVVKAVLDAQGNAMYFSRAPIPWWRDGSANGAAPAVLPTPAPLRHIGIYGYRAGFVRQFPSLPPAPVEATEALEQLRALWHGHRIAVHVSHVAPGPGIDTPEDLARVRAVFAAAPPA; encoded by the coding sequence GTGAGCTTCACCGTTCTGGTGCCGGCGCGCCTGGCGTCGACACGGCTTCCCAACAAACCGCTGGCCGACATCGCCGGCGTGCCCATGGTGGTGCGCGTGGCGCAGCGCGCCAGCGAATCCGGCGCGGCGCGCGTGGTGGTCGCCGGCGACGACCCGTCGATCATTGCGGCATGCCAGGCGCACGGTGTCGAGGCCATCCTCACTCGCCAGGACCATCCCAGCGGCACCGACCGGCTGGCCGAAGCCTGCGAACTACTGGGCCTGGATGGCGACGACATCGTCATCAACGTTCAAGGCGACGAGCCGCTGATCGACCCCGGGCTGATCGACGCCGTGGCATCCACGCTGGCCACCCATGCAGAAGCCGCGATGAGCACGGCCGCCCACGAAATCGACTCTGTCGACGACTTCATGAACCCCAACGTGGTGAAGGCAGTGCTGGACGCGCAAGGCAACGCCATGTACTTCAGCCGCGCACCAATCCCTTGGTGGCGCGACGGCTCCGCCAACGGTGCGGCGCCTGCGGTGCTGCCTACCCCTGCCCCGCTGCGCCACATCGGCATCTACGGCTATCGCGCGGGCTTCGTGCGACAGTTTCCCTCGCTGCCACCGGCTCCCGTCGAGGCGACCGAGGCACTCGAACAGCTGCGCGCGCTGTGGCACGGCCATCGCATCGCGGTGCACGTGAGCCATGTTGCACCCGGACCGGGCATCGACACGCCCGAAGACCTGGCGCGCGTGCGCGCCGTCTTCGCCGCCGCGCCTCCCGCCTGA
- a CDS encoding MFS transporter, with protein sequence MSRPAPQGALWALLVGNFVIGTGVMVVPGTLNEISTSLSVTVATAGQLITAAAAVMCIGAPLLAAAVAGWDRRQLLAITLLWYAAGHVLCALMPSFGALLPVRMLTVIAPAIFTPQAAACAGMLVPPEHRGRAVTFVFLGWSMASVLGLPIGALIGGHLGWRMAFMAIAALSVASATSIWLTLPSGIRPAALTAEAWLRVLRSPVLMGIVSVTALQGAGQFVLFSYFGPILKQSFGADATTLSVMWALFGVCGLVGNMVVSRYIDRVGAGRMVLITTVLIASSLLVWPLASTLAWLAVVLVPWGLGCFATNSAQQARLVGLAPALAPGSVALNSSGIYTGQAVGAALGGWLLANDAGAWMSWAGLGLVLIAIALSVAIDRSRRTA encoded by the coding sequence GTGAGCCGGCCGGCGCCACAGGGTGCGCTCTGGGCGCTGCTCGTTGGCAATTTCGTGATTGGCACGGGCGTGATGGTGGTGCCCGGCACGCTCAATGAAATCAGCACATCGCTCTCGGTCACGGTCGCCACCGCGGGGCAACTGATCACGGCCGCCGCGGCGGTGATGTGCATCGGCGCTCCGCTGCTGGCCGCCGCGGTCGCGGGCTGGGACCGCCGGCAGCTGCTGGCCATCACCCTGCTCTGGTACGCCGCCGGCCACGTTCTTTGCGCACTGATGCCGAGCTTCGGCGCCCTGCTGCCGGTGCGCATGCTCACGGTGATCGCACCGGCCATCTTCACGCCCCAGGCTGCGGCCTGCGCCGGCATGCTGGTGCCGCCCGAGCATCGCGGACGCGCCGTCACCTTCGTCTTCCTCGGCTGGTCGATGGCATCGGTGCTGGGCCTGCCCATCGGCGCGCTGATCGGCGGGCATCTGGGCTGGCGCATGGCTTTCATGGCAATCGCGGCACTCAGTGTCGCGAGCGCGACATCGATCTGGCTCACCTTGCCGAGCGGCATCCGCCCTGCCGCACTGACCGCCGAAGCATGGTTGCGCGTGTTGCGCAGCCCGGTGCTGATGGGCATCGTGTCGGTCACGGCGCTGCAGGGCGCCGGCCAGTTCGTGCTGTTCAGCTATTTCGGTCCGATCCTCAAGCAGAGCTTCGGTGCCGACGCCACCACACTGAGCGTGATGTGGGCGCTGTTCGGCGTTTGCGGGCTGGTCGGCAACATGGTGGTCAGCCGGTACATCGACCGCGTGGGCGCCGGCCGCATGGTGCTGATCACGACCGTGCTGATCGCTTCGAGCCTGCTCGTGTGGCCGCTGGCCTCCACGCTCGCCTGGCTGGCCGTTGTGCTCGTTCCCTGGGGTCTGGGTTGCTTCGCCACCAATTCGGCCCAACAGGCCCGGCTGGTGGGCCTGGCGCCCGCACTCGCGCCGGGCTCGGTGGCGCTCAACAGTTCCGGCATCTATACCGGCCAGGCCGTGGGCGCTGCGCTCGGCGGCTGGCTGCTCGCCAACGATGCGGGCGCCTGGATGAGCTGGGCCGGCCTGGGCCTGGTGCTGATCGCCATTGCGCTGAGCGTGGCCATCGACCGCAGCCGCCGCACGGCCTGA
- a CDS encoding Trm112 family protein — translation MDIKLLELLVCPVTKGPLTWNPEKQELCSRSARLAYPVRDGIPVLLENEARTLSDEELGL, via the coding sequence ATGGATATCAAGCTGCTTGAACTGCTCGTCTGCCCCGTCACCAAGGGGCCGCTGACCTGGAACCCCGAGAAGCAGGAGCTCTGCTCGCGCAGCGCGCGCCTTGCTTATCCGGTGCGCGACGGTATTCCGGTGCTGCTCGAAAACGAAGCACGCACGCTCTCCGACGAAGAGCTCGGGCTGTGA